The region ATGGATGTCGGATTGATTTCCTTCATCATGGCCGCACTTGCGGTGCATTGGAATTTAGAGGCCACCGAAACCTCCTGGCTCGCCTCCGCGGGCTTTGTCGGTATGGCTGTCGGCGCCACCTTTGGCGGTCTGCTGGCCGATAAAATTGGCCGCCGCCAAGTCTTTGCCCTAACGCTGCTCGTCTATGGCTTAGCGACGGGCGCTTCCGCCCTAGCCACCGGCTTAGGCATCCTTATTGTCCTGCGCTTTATTGTCGGTCTCGGCCTGGGTGCTGAGCTACCCGTGGCCTCCACGCTGGTCTCGGAGTTTGCTCCGCGCCGTGTGCGCGGCCGCATGGTCGTTATCCTCGAAGCCTTCTGGGCACTTGGCTGGATTCTCGCTGCGATTATCGGCACCTTTGTCGTCGGTTCCGGCGATAACGGCTGGCGCTGGGGCTTGGCCCTCGGCATGGTGCCGGCCTTTTATGCCCTGTACGTGCGCATGAAGCTGCCGGAATCGGTGCGTTTCTTAGAAAGCAAAGGCCGTCACGACGAAGCTGAAGAAATCGTCCAGGAGTTTGAAGCTGCCGCCGTCGGTGTTGCGCACTCCGACAAAGAACCGGAACCCACCCCGGAACCGCACGTCAATGCCACATCCATCTGGGATGGGGCACTGCGCCGCCGCACGATTGCCCTGTGGACCATCTGGTTCTGCGTGAACCTGTCCTACTACGGCGCGTTTATCTGGATTCCGTCGCTGCTCGTCCAGGACGGCTACACGCTGGTCACGTCCTTTGGCTTCACCCTGATCATTACCCTGGCGCAGCTGCCCGGCTATGCGACGGCCGCTTGGCTCATCGAAAAGTGGGGACGCCGCATCACCCTCGCCGTGTTCCTGGTGGGCTCCGCATTGGCTGCCGGCGCCTACGGCTTCGCTGGCTCTGCCGTCACCATCGTGCTGGCCGGCTGCGTACTGTCCTTCTTCAACCTAGGCGCCTGGGGTGCCCTGTATGCCATTGGACCAGAGCTCTACCCAACCGCCCTGCGCGGTCGCGGCACCGGCGCTGCCGCCGGCTTTGGCCGCATCGCATCGATCATAGCGCCACTCATCGTGCCGCCACTGGTGGCTACCGCAGGCAAGGGCTGGCTCTTCGTCCTCTTCGCCGCCGCTTTCGCTATTGCAGCTGCCGCCGCGGCTGCCCTCCCCGAGCTGAAGGGCAAAGCGTTGGCCGCATAGTGGCCAACGCTTTGCGTTCGGATCGGCACGGCTAAACGCTTGGCGTTTAGCCGTGCGCCATGTTGACGAACTTCGAGTAGTGCAGCTGGTGGGCCACCGGGATGGTGTCGATCGGGCCGCCACGGTGCTTGGCCAGGATGATGTCGGCCTCGCCGGCGCGCTCGTTGTCGCGGTCCTGGGAATCCGGGCGGTAGAGCAGCATAACCATGTCGGCGTCCTGCTCCAGCGAACCGGACTCACGCAGGTCGGCGAGCTGTGGCTTTTTGTCGGTACGGGACTCCGGACCACGGTTCAGCTGCGAAATAGCGATGACTGGGACTTCGAGTTCCTTGGCCAGCAGCTTCAGCGAGCGGGAGAATTCCGAGACCTCTTGCTGACGGGACTCGACCTTCTTGCCGGAAGACATCAGCTGCATGTAGTCGAGCACCAGTAGGTCCAGGCCGTGTTGCTGCTTGAGGCGACGGGCCTTGGAACGGATCTCCATCATCGTCAAGTTCGGCGAATCGTCGATAAACAGCTTGGCATCCTGGATGCGGTTTAAGGTGTCATCGATCTTTGCCCAGTCTTCGGTACTGACGTTGCCGCCGCGCATATCAGACAGCTTGACCTCTGCTTCCGCAGAGAGCAGGCGCATGATGATTTCCGAGGCTGACATCTCCAGCGAGAAGATGACCGAAGTCTTGCCGTGTTCCAAGGAGGCAGAGCGGATGAAGTCCATCGCCAGGGTCGACTTACCCACACCCGGGCGGGCAGCGATGATGATCATCTGACCAGGACGCAGGCCGTTGGTCAGCTTGTCTAAGTCAATAAAGCCGGTGGGCACGCCAGCTTCGGCGCCGCCGTGCTGCTGTAGGGCGACGAGTTCGTCAATGGTGGGGTCAATCAAATCACCGAGCACGTGGTAGTCCTCGGTGGTTTTCTTTTGCGCCACGGCAAAGACTTCTTGCTGTGCGCGGTCGAGGACCGATTCAATTTCGGCGTCCTCGTTGCCAGAGAAGCCGAGCTGGACGACGCGGGTGCCGGCATCGACAAGCTTGCGCAGCACTGCCTTCTCCGCGACGATTTCGGCGTAGTAGCGGGCATTGGCGGCCGTAGGGACCGTCGCCAGCAGAGTGTGCAGATAAGGCGCACCGCCGGCGCGCTCTAAGTTGTTGTAGCGATCCAGGCGGGATGCAACGATCACCGCGTCGATATCGGTGCCCTGTGCATACAAATCCAGCATCGCGCCGTAGATGAGCGAGTGTGCCGGGTAGTAAAAGTCATCCGGGTCGAGTTCCTCGATGACCTCCATGACCGTGTTGGGGCTAAGCAACATCGCACCGAGGACGCCTTGCTCTGCTTCCTTATCGGATGGTGGTTGGCGGAACTCCCCGTAGCGCTGCGGCTCTTCCTGCTGTGGCCGATATTGCGGCTCTTCCGGTGGCACGTATGCCTCGTCATCGAAGCTGGCGTTAGTCATCTTCGGACTTATTCCTTTCTTCCCCCGTAACTATCAGCCACAGTCTAGCCTCCCGTTCCAAACCGGCCAGGAGACCTACCCCCTGGGTACAACTGTGAAAGTTATCCACAGCAGCCTGTGGAATTGCCAGGTCAGTGGAGAATTGCTCTACAAAGTCCCTGTTGGTGGTTGTGGATAACTTTTCATAGCGCTCACCTGGGGTTATTATTTCTGCAGGTCAGGACAGGTTTTTGTGACTGTGGAAAATCTCTCAAAATACGTGGATAACCGCCTCACCTGCACGTAAACAACGTGTCGAAAAAGTTAAGACAGGTTAAACCACTACCCCGTATCCCCAGAGTTATCCACAGGTGTTGTGGGTAACTTGTGTAAAACGCACTAAAGGCCCCGCAACTGCCACCTCACATGGCAGCAACGGAGCCTTTTAAGTGTTGCTGTTGTCTTTGGGTCTATGTGACCGTCGTGCGCCTAATTAAGCAGCAACGACCGAGAAGTTCACCTTGCCGAGAACGTCAGCGTGCAGCTTGACCTCGACCTGGTAGTTGCCGGTCTTCTTGACCAGGCCCTTAGGCATATCGATGATGCGCTTATCCAGGTTCGGGCCGCCAGCCTGCTTCACGGCGTTAGCGATGTCTTCTGCAGTAACGGAGCCGAAGAGCTTGCCCTTCTCAGAGGTCTTGACCTCTACCTTGACCTGCTCCAGCTGCTCCAGCTGGTTGCGGACCTCGCGTGCGTGGTCCAGGTCGCGGATCTCACGGGCCTCCTGGGCACGCTTGATGCCTTCAATCTGCTTCTCAGCACCACGGGTGGCAACAATAGCCAGGCCGCGTGGAAGCAGGTAGTTACGTCCGTAGCCGTCCTTAACCTCAACAATATCGCCAGCGGCGCCGAGGTTCTCAACGGCAGCGGTGAGGATCAGCTTCATGATCCCTGCCTTTCAATTGAGTTTGTTATTCGATGAACAAATGCGTGACAGATCAGAACGGGGGTTCGGAATCAGCGCCTCCGAAACCGCCAACTTGCGGTGCGGAGTTCCACGGATCGTTCGAAGGAGCAGACTGCTGCTGGGACTGCTGCTGTTGCGGTTGCTGCGACTGCTGGTTACCGCCAAAGCCGCCCTGGTTGGACTGGCCCTGCTGTCCGCCGCCGCCATAGTTATTACCGCCCTCGCGAGGATTGCGGTTGACCTGTGCGGTGGCAAAGCGCAGAGACGGGCCGACCTCGTCGACGTCAATCTCAAACACAGTGCGGTTGTCGCCTTCACGCGTCTGGAAAGAACGCGCCTTGAGACGACCGGTAACGACAATGCGCATACCCTTGGTCAGGGTTTCTGCAACGTTTTCAGCTGCCTGTCGCCAGACATTGCAAGTCAGGAACATAGCCTCGCCGTCTTCCCACCGGTTCTCTTGCGAGTTGTAGCGGCGTGGAGTGGAAGCGACTTTGAAGTTTGCTACGGCTGCACCCGCTGGGGTGAAGCGTAGTTCCGGGTCAGCAACAACGTTGCCAACGACGGTGATGTTGGTATCTCCCTGGGCCATGGTCAGTTCTCCTTATCGGTTACGTGGATCGTGTGATTCCAGTATCCGTTACTTGCTGTCAGTGCGCAGAACCTTGGTACGCAGGATGTTGTCGTTGAGCTTCAGACGACGATCGAGCTCGAGCACCGAGTGGGACTCGCACTCCAAGGTAGCGACGGCGTAAATGCCCTCTTCCTTCTTGTCGATCGGGTAAGCGAGACGACGCTTGCCCCAAACATCAAGGTTTTCCACCTTGCCGCCATCCTTGCGGATGCCTTCGAGGAACTTATCCAGGGACGGGGTTACGGTGCGCTCATCCTGATTAGGATCCAGAATGATCATGACTTCGTAGTGACGCACGGACCTCATCACCTCCTGTGGTCTAGTAGTTTTTCGGCCACATCACCTTTGCGGATGTGGCAGGAGGGTACGTTGCGTCAAGCAACCCCACCACAGTACCGCATTTGCCTGCGGAAAAGAAATCTATCCGTTAGAGGTAGCGGCGAAAAATACCGCACAAATCACCGGCACGACGGTCAAAAAGACCAAGCCCAACAGCCCCAGGGCTATAGGTAGACGGCGGTCCTCACCGCGGTGGAAGCTATAAAAGGCTCCCATCACGCACAGAAAGCCAACGAAGATGGACACAATTCCAATGATGGTGATGATCATGCTGCAAACTTTCCAAGGAGTCGATCGGGCCCGGCCAACAAGTCCTGACCCTTGCCGCGCATCTGGCGGATAACCAGCACGGCGATGGCGATGATGAAGCCGTCGCGCACCAGTACGGCAACATCTAAGAATTCGTGTGGAAGGCCCAGGTTGTCAGTGCCCAACATGTGCCACATGAGGATGGGCCACACGGCGGCATCGGCAAGCATCCAGCACACCAACAACCGCCAGCGCGGAAGGGCCAGGACCACCGGAACCACCAGCCACAGGGAGTACTGCGGCGACCAGACTTTATTAAACAGCAGGAAGGCCACCAGAATGAGCACGATAAGTTCCACCAGGTGGGGGCTGCGGCGCAGGCGAACACCAAAGATGGCAATCGCCGCGCACAGGCCGAGGAAGGCCAACAACGAGAAGGTGTTGAGGAATTCCGGGGAGAAGGTGAAACCAAAGACGCGCTGCAGAAGTGCGTAGATAGTGGTCCATTCCGCACCGCGGGTTTGGTTCAGGCGGTAGAACTCACCCCAGGCTTCCGGGTAGGCCAACCAGATGGGCAGGTTGACCGCGAGCCAGCTGCCGATGGCTGTACCTGCCAGGATGCCGAATTGCTTCCAACGGCGGTTGCGCCAGGCGATGACGAAGAAAGCGCCAAGCAAGAACAACGGCCAGAGTTTCACCGCAGTGCCCAGGCCGATCCAGACACCGGCCCAGCCAGTGCGCCCGCGGCTGGCGGCGTAAAGGGCTGCAACCGCGCAGAAGACCGCTGGGATGTCCCAGTTGGTGAAGGCATGGACCACGATAAGTGGGCTAGCAGCCAGCAAGAGTGCATCCCAGGTGCGGTTCCCCAGCAGTCGGGTGACCAGGATGAGGGTGCCGACCCAGAAACAGGACAGGACCAGGGCGGTCAGCGCAAAGTACCAGCCGGATTCCGGCACGCCAGCCCAGGACACCAGGCCGTAGGTGTGGCGAGCGATAAAGCCCATAAGACCCTGGAACATGCCGGTGAGCACCGGGTATTCCATGTAGCGGGTCAGTCCATCTTCGACCCAGGAGTAGGCATAGGGAAAGCCCGGCTCGTCCAGGCCGCGGCCGGCGTAGAGCGGGATGATGTCGTTGTAGCAGGCCGAGGTGTACTGCCGGTTGCCGTCCCAGTTGAGCACCGAGGTGCCACCCGGGCCAGGCTTGCCAACGGCGCAATTAGCTTTGGAGAGAAAGCCTGCGGCCAAGAAAGTCCATGCCACAGCAAGGATGATGCGCAGCGGTGTCCACCAGGATTGCACCGGGCCACGGGCGTGGCTACCGCGGGGACCGCCGAGGCGATCGACGAAGCCGCGGGTAAGCGGCTGTTGGGACAGCTGACTTCGCACCGCGGCTCCTTGCTAGGTGGGGTTTGGCTACTGGAAGATGCTTTCTACGTCACCCAAGATGTCGTCGAGTGATGGCACGTCCGGTGCTGGTGGGGCACCGCCGCCACCGCCGGAGTCGTCGCCACCGCCGTTACCGTTGCCGCCGCCATTGCCGCCGCCATTGCCGCCGTTTCCGTTACCGCCGTTGCCGCCGTTCTCAGATGGGGTGTCTGGCTCGTTAGCGGGCTCTTCCTCTTCGGCTGGGGCTTCTTCGGCTGGGGCTTCTTCGGCAGGCTGCTCTGCTGCAGCGCCACCACCGCCGGTGCTGTAGCCCGGGTCGTAGTAGCCTGCGCTGCCGCCGCCGTAGCCAGCACCTGCGGAGTGGTAGCGGACCGGGTAAGCGGTCGGGAAGGACTCGTACTCAGCCTCTGCCAGCGCGGTGTCCAGGATGGACTTCCAAATCTGGGTTGGGGCGCCGGCACCGTACATGTTGCCGCCCCACTCGTTGAAGATTGCAGAGGTGTTGTCAGCGGTACCGACCCACACTGCGGTGGACAGCTGCGGGGTGGCACCGACCATCCAGGTGTCCTTGTTCAGGCCGGTATCGCCCAGCTGGGAAGTACCGGTCTTGGAGGCAGATTCACGGCCGCCGGCCAGCGCACCGTTGGACCATGCGGCAATCGGCTTCATAGCCTCAATGGTGTTGTTGGCAACGTTGGCTGATACGCGGCGCTCGCCACCGTCGTACGGGTGCTCGTAAAGAACCTCACCGTTAGCGGTCTCGACCTTTTCCACGAAGTGCGGCTGGTGCCAGATGCCCTCGTTGGACAGGGTGGCCACAGCAGAAGCCATGTCCACTGCACGGGACTGGTACTGGCCCAGCACGATGCCCTCGTACGGGGTCTGGCCATTTTCGGTCAGGGTCTTGTCGATGTTCGGCAGGGAGTCAGCCACGCCCAGAGCGTGTGCCATATCGGCGGTGTCCTGAGTCTTGTTTGCCAGGTCATCCTGCAGACGCAGGAAGGAAGTGTTGTAGGACTTCTCCAGTGCCTCGCGGACACTACATGCGCCACAGCCGGAACCGTTGACGTTGGTGACTACCTGCGAACCCGGCAGCTGGAACGGTGCCGAAGAGTACACGGTGTCGATGCCAATGCCCTGCTGCAGTGCTGCAGCAACCGCCATGATCTTGAAGGTCGAACCGGTCTGCAGCGGTGCGTTCGCGTAGTCCCAGCCGGTGGCATCGTGGCCGCCGAAGTAGCCGCGGATTGCGCCGTTCGACGGGTCGATGGTCACAGCGGCTGCGCGGGCATCGTCCTGCAGCGGTGCCAGGTTGGAATCAACTGCTTCGACACTGGCGTTCTGCACGGTCATGTCAATAGTCGTGGTGATCTGCAGGCCCTTGGTAGCAACCTCGTCCTCGGTAATACCGACGGCCTCCAGCTCGGCCACGACGTGGTTCTTGATGTGGCCATTCGCGCCCGGTGCCTCGGTGTACGCGGAGTACTCAGCAGGATCGCGGGTCTGCGGGAACTGCATGCCCGAGCGCTGTTCAGCGGGCAGGGCACCTTCTTCCACCAGGCCATCCATGACGTAGTTCCAGCGGTTTTCCGATGCCTGCTCGTCCTGCCATGGGTCCAACACGGAAGGCGACTGAATGACACCGGCCAACATCGCGGATTCTTCCACGGTCAGCTCGCTAGCAGGCTTGTCGAAGTACGCGCTCGCTGCTGCCTGAATGCCATAAGCGTTACGGCCGAAATAGACCGTGTTCAGGTAGGCGTTGAGGATTTCTTCCTTTTCCCACTGGTTGGTCATCTTGATGGCGTAGATGAGCTCACGCATCTTACGAGCGTAGGAGTACTCATCGCCGACCAGGGAGTTCTTCACGTACTGCTGGGTAATGGTCGAGCCACCACCGGCTGAGGGGTTGCCAGTGAGCTGGCCGATGACCGCACGACCCAGACCGGAAGCCGAGAAGCCCGGGTTGTCCCAGAAGTCACGGTCCTCAGCCGCCAGGACTGCATCAATGGTGTAGTCCGAGATCTCGTCGAGCTCCACGTGGGTGCGGTTGCCTTCCGGTGGCACCAAACGCGCCAACTGGGTCTGGCTATCGTTGGCGTAAATGGTGGAGATCTGGTTATTTGCCATCTCCTCCGGTTCCGGCACGTTGTACTGGGTATATGCGAAACCAAACAGCGCAGCCGGAATAGCGATCAGCGCAACCAGCACTGCCAGCAGAATCCAGGGCCAGCGACGGCGGCCCTCTTCTTCTGGCTTGGCCACCTTGGTTGCGGTGCCCGCCTCAGCATCCGGGGATTGTTCCTTATCGGTCACGGATTTGTGCCCTCATTCATCAGTTGGACTAAAACTAGATATTTGCAGCTTACTGCCGAATCCTGTACGCGAGAAACTAACACGCAGCACAGGCCGTTGCGGCCCTAATCAGGTGATTCCAGCGGCATTCCCTGCAGACCTCTACGTTATGGACGGTAAATTCCAAGCCTTCGGCTACCAAATCCGCTATTTCCTGCTCAGAACGGGCACTGCCCGACCGTCTGCCGAGATTGTCACCGTAAATCCACCGGGTCAGCGTTAAAGGTCCACCACAAATGGGGCAGTCCTGCTGCATAGCGACGCCGTGGTGTTCTGCTGCCGCACGCAAGAGGAAGTCAGCGTCACATACTTCCTCACGTTGTAGTTGCCCGGCGCGCAGCTGCCGCAGGTGTTGGGCACGCTCCCACGCGTGGGAAACCACGTGTTTATAGGCCACAGAACTCACCCCCACCATCTTAATTGTGGCTACTTTATCGATCCACCTCGTGCCCAGGTACCTATTTGCGAAGGAATGGACTTACGCTCGATTCTCGGAACTAACGCACAACATCTCGCCCACGCCTTGCCCAACGAGCAAGGACACTGCGCGATAAAAGTGCGAAAAGAAACTGACTAGGAGAAAGAATGTCAGAAAAAGTAAAGGTCGCGATCGTCGGCATTGGTAACTGCGCCACCTCGCTCATCCAGGGTGTGGAGTACTACCGCAATGCTTCTGTCGATGAGAAGATTCCGGGCCTCATGCACGCCCAGTTCGGCGACTATCACATCAGCGACGTCGAGTTCGTCGCTGCTTTTGACGTCGATGCTGAGAAGGTCGGCCAGGATCTCTCCGTTGCTACGGAGGCTTCCCGCAACTGCACCATCAAGATTGCCGATGTCCCTGAGCTCGGCGTGACCGTACAGCGCGGCCCGACCCACGATGGTCTGGGCAAGCACTACCAGGAGTCCATCCAAGAGTCCGACGCTCCGGTCGTCGACGTTGCTGCCGCCCTGCGTGAGGCCAACGCCGACGTGGTTGTCTCCTACCTGCCGGTGGGTTCGGAAGAGGCAGACAAGTTCTACGCACAGGCAGCTATCGATGCCGGCTGTGCCTTCGTCAACGCCCTGCCAGTCTTCATTGCCTCTGACCCGGAGTGGGCACAGAAGTTCGTTGACGCTGGCCTGCCGATTGTCGGCGACGACATCAAGTCCCAGGTCGGTGCCACCATCACCCACCGCGTGATGGCCAAGCTCTTCGAAGACCGTGGCGTGCGCCTGGACCGCACCATGCAGCTCAACGTCGGCGGCAACATGGACTTCAAGAACATGCTGGACCGCGACCGCCTGGAGTCCAAGAAGATCTCCAAGACTCAGGCTGTCACCTCCAACCTGCATGACTCCCCTATCGCCGGTAAGCAGGCTGACCGCAACGTGCACATCGGCCCGTCCGATTACGTCGAGTGGCTCGATGACCGCAAGTGGGCTTATGTCCGCCTCGAGGGCTCTGCCTTCGGTGAGGTTCCGCTGAACCTGGAATACAAGTTGGAGGTCTGGGACTCCCCGAACTCCGCTGGCATCATCATCGATGCGGTGCGCGCAGCCAAGATTGCTCTGGACCGCGGCCTGGCTGGCCCGATCCTGCCGGCGTCGTCCTACCTGATGAAGTCCCCACCGGTGCAGCTGGCTGACGATGAAGCCCGCGCCCAGCTCGAGGCCTTCATCCGCGGCGAGGACTAGACCAAATCCGAGTAGTAGAAGCTTAGGGGGAATTTACAAAATTTTTACCCCCCTAAGCTTTCTTTAGGCCTTAACACGCTAAGATCGGTGCCTATGAGTGAACCAGCTCCGAAACCGCCCACAAACTTCGAGGACGCCCTCGCAGTCGCCCGAGCGATCCAGCCCTCGCTGAACAAGCTGATGCTTTTGTTCCAGCGCACTACCGAAGGTTCATCCCTGACGACCTCGCAGGTCTCAATCATGAACCAGCTGCGCATGCGCGGCCCTTCGCGTGTGTCGACCATTGCGCAGGCGGAACTCATCCGCATGCCTACCGCTTCTAATGCGCTATACCAATTGGAACGCCACGGTTTCGTGGAGCGCCGCCGGGACGAGCAGGACCGCCGCGGCGTGCTGGTTGCTCTTACCGATTTGGGCGAATCGGAGCTGGAAGTCGTCTCCAAGCAGCGTGCGGAAGCACTCGCTGAGATTCTGCAGTGGCTGGATCCGAACGAAATGGACGAGGCTCGCGATCTGACTCGCATCATCTCCCGCCTGGCAGATGTGTATCGTCCCACAATGGACAGGGACTAATTTCTTCTTTTGCCGCCCTCCGGGCGATAATGAATACAAGATTGTTCCCCTATAAGGACGCGACAATAACTGTATGGCAAAAGATTCCTCTTCCTCTCAGCTCAACGGTGACAACGACCGTCCCGTGCGACTGCTCGTTTGCTGGTCCCCGCAGTCCACTGGCACTGAGGTTTTAGAATTCGCAGCCTGGCTCCACAAGACCCAACCCGTCCAGGTGCGCGTGGCTTCCACGCTCTATCAGCCCTGGGCTACTACTTCTTTGTCCAAGCTGGGTGGCAAGTACAAAAAGTGGTACAAGAAGGAAAAAGAGGCCACGGCCAAGCGCGTGCGCCACGAACTCCATGAGCATGGCATCCCGGAATCTGCCTGGGATGAGGAGCCTTCCGTGCTTGTCGATGGCCCCAATCGCCCCACCCTGCTCACCGGCGTTGCCCAAGATTACGACGCCGATCTCATCGTCTTAGGCCCCAACCAGGCTGCACCCAAGGGCCGCTTCTTCGCCGGCTCGACTGCCGATGCCCTGTTGCACTACTCCCCCATCCCACTCGCCCTGATTCCGCGCGGCATCAAGCTGTCTAAAAATGGCATCAAGCGCGTGAACTTCATCATCAACGAACGCGACGAGGAAGTCGAGCCCGGTCTGACCATCGCCGGCAA is a window of Corynebacterium camporealensis DNA encoding:
- a CDS encoding MFS transporter; the protein is MLTRNQRLDRLPVTPKHRKLLFGSGIGWALDAMDVGLISFIMAALAVHWNLEATETSWLASAGFVGMAVGATFGGLLADKIGRRQVFALTLLVYGLATGASALATGLGILIVLRFIVGLGLGAELPVASTLVSEFAPRRVRGRMVVILEAFWALGWILAAIIGTFVVGSGDNGWRWGLALGMVPAFYALYVRMKLPESVRFLESKGRHDEAEEIVQEFEAAAVGVAHSDKEPEPTPEPHVNATSIWDGALRRRTIALWTIWFCVNLSYYGAFIWIPSLLVQDGYTLVTSFGFTLIITLAQLPGYATAAWLIEKWGRRITLAVFLVGSALAAGAYGFAGSAVTIVLAGCVLSFFNLGAWGALYAIGPELYPTALRGRGTGAAAGFGRIASIIAPLIVPPLVATAGKGWLFVLFAAAFAIAAAAAAALPELKGKALAA
- the dnaB gene encoding replicative DNA helicase, with translation MTNASFDDEAYVPPEEPQYRPQQEEPQRYGEFRQPPSDKEAEQGVLGAMLLSPNTVMEVIEELDPDDFYYPAHSLIYGAMLDLYAQGTDIDAVIVASRLDRYNNLERAGGAPYLHTLLATVPTAANARYYAEIVAEKAVLRKLVDAGTRVVQLGFSGNEDAEIESVLDRAQQEVFAVAQKKTTEDYHVLGDLIDPTIDELVALQQHGGAEAGVPTGFIDLDKLTNGLRPGQMIIIAARPGVGKSTLAMDFIRSASLEHGKTSVIFSLEMSASEIIMRLLSAEAEVKLSDMRGGNVSTEDWAKIDDTLNRIQDAKLFIDDSPNLTMMEIRSKARRLKQQHGLDLLVLDYMQLMSSGKKVESRQQEVSEFSRSLKLLAKELEVPVIAISQLNRGPESRTDKKPQLADLRESGSLEQDADMVMLLYRPDSQDRDNERAGEADIILAKHRGGPIDTIPVAHQLHYSKFVNMAHG
- the rplI gene encoding 50S ribosomal protein L9, which translates into the protein MKLILTAAVENLGAAGDIVEVKDGYGRNYLLPRGLAIVATRGAEKQIEGIKRAQEAREIRDLDHAREVRNQLEQLEQVKVEVKTSEKGKLFGSVTAEDIANAVKQAGGPNLDKRIIDMPKGLVKKTGNYQVEVKLHADVLGKVNFSVVAA
- a CDS encoding single-stranded DNA-binding protein, with product MAQGDTNITVVGNVVADPELRFTPAGAAVANFKVASTPRRYNSQENRWEDGEAMFLTCNVWRQAAENVAETLTKGMRIVVTGRLKARSFQTREGDNRTVFEIDVDEVGPSLRFATAQVNRNPREGGNNYGGGGQQGQSNQGGFGGNQQSQQPQQQQSQQQSAPSNDPWNSAPQVGGFGGADSEPPF
- the rpsF gene encoding 30S ribosomal protein S6; translation: MRHYEVMIILDPNQDERTVTPSLDKFLEGIRKDGGKVENLDVWGKRRLAYPIDKKEEGIYAVATLECESHSVLELDRRLKLNDNILRTKVLRTDSK
- a CDS encoding glycosyltransferase family 87 protein, translating into MRSQLSQQPLTRGFVDRLGGPRGSHARGPVQSWWTPLRIILAVAWTFLAAGFLSKANCAVGKPGPGGTSVLNWDGNRQYTSACYNDIIPLYAGRGLDEPGFPYAYSWVEDGLTRYMEYPVLTGMFQGLMGFIARHTYGLVSWAGVPESGWYFALTALVLSCFWVGTLILVTRLLGNRTWDALLLAASPLIVVHAFTNWDIPAVFCAVAALYAASRGRTGWAGVWIGLGTAVKLWPLFLLGAFFVIAWRNRRWKQFGILAGTAIGSWLAVNLPIWLAYPEAWGEFYRLNQTRGAEWTTIYALLQRVFGFTFSPEFLNTFSLLAFLGLCAAIAIFGVRLRRSPHLVELIVLILVAFLLFNKVWSPQYSLWLVVPVVLALPRWRLLVCWMLADAAVWPILMWHMLGTDNLGLPHEFLDVAVLVRDGFIIAIAVLVIRQMRGKGQDLLAGPDRLLGKFAA
- a CDS encoding transglycosylase domain-containing protein; this translates as MTDKEQSPDAEAGTATKVAKPEEEGRRRWPWILLAVLVALIAIPAALFGFAYTQYNVPEPEEMANNQISTIYANDSQTQLARLVPPEGNRTHVELDEISDYTIDAVLAAEDRDFWDNPGFSASGLGRAVIGQLTGNPSAGGGSTITQQYVKNSLVGDEYSYARKMRELIYAIKMTNQWEKEEILNAYLNTVYFGRNAYGIQAAASAYFDKPASELTVEESAMLAGVIQSPSVLDPWQDEQASENRWNYVMDGLVEEGALPAEQRSGMQFPQTRDPAEYSAYTEAPGANGHIKNHVVAELEAVGITEDEVATKGLQITTTIDMTVQNASVEAVDSNLAPLQDDARAAAVTIDPSNGAIRGYFGGHDATGWDYANAPLQTGSTFKIMAVAAALQQGIGIDTVYSSAPFQLPGSQVVTNVNGSGCGACSVREALEKSYNTSFLRLQDDLANKTQDTADMAHALGVADSLPNIDKTLTENGQTPYEGIVLGQYQSRAVDMASAVATLSNEGIWHQPHFVEKVETANGEVLYEHPYDGGERRVSANVANNTIEAMKPIAAWSNGALAGGRESASKTGTSQLGDTGLNKDTWMVGATPQLSTAVWVGTADNTSAIFNEWGGNMYGAGAPTQIWKSILDTALAEAEYESFPTAYPVRYHSAGAGYGGGSAGYYDPGYSTGGGGAAAEQPAEEAPAEEAPAEEEEPANEPDTPSENGGNGGNGNGGNGGGNGGGNGNGGGDDSGGGGGAPPAPDVPSLDDILGDVESIFQ
- a CDS encoding DUF5318 family protein, translating into MVGVSSVAYKHVVSHAWERAQHLRQLRAGQLQREEVCDADFLLRAAAEHHGVAMQQDCPICGGPLTLTRWIYGDNLGRRSGSARSEQEIADLVAEGLEFTVHNVEVCRECRWNHLIRAATACAAC
- a CDS encoding inositol-3-phosphate synthase translates to MSEKVKVAIVGIGNCATSLIQGVEYYRNASVDEKIPGLMHAQFGDYHISDVEFVAAFDVDAEKVGQDLSVATEASRNCTIKIADVPELGVTVQRGPTHDGLGKHYQESIQESDAPVVDVAAALREANADVVVSYLPVGSEEADKFYAQAAIDAGCAFVNALPVFIASDPEWAQKFVDAGLPIVGDDIKSQVGATITHRVMAKLFEDRGVRLDRTMQLNVGGNMDFKNMLDRDRLESKKISKTQAVTSNLHDSPIAGKQADRNVHIGPSDYVEWLDDRKWAYVRLEGSAFGEVPLNLEYKLEVWDSPNSAGIIIDAVRAAKIALDRGLAGPILPASSYLMKSPPVQLADDEARAQLEAFIRGED
- a CDS encoding MarR family winged helix-turn-helix transcriptional regulator is translated as MSEPAPKPPTNFEDALAVARAIQPSLNKLMLLFQRTTEGSSLTTSQVSIMNQLRMRGPSRVSTIAQAELIRMPTASNALYQLERHGFVERRRDEQDRRGVLVALTDLGESELEVVSKQRAEALAEILQWLDPNEMDEARDLTRIISRLADVYRPTMDRD
- a CDS encoding universal stress protein, whose protein sequence is MAKDSSSSQLNGDNDRPVRLLVCWSPQSTGTEVLEFAAWLHKTQPVQVRVASTLYQPWATTSLSKLGGKYKKWYKKEKEATAKRVRHELHEHGIPESAWDEEPSVLVDGPNRPTLLTGVAQDYDADLIVLGPNQAAPKGRFFAGSTADALLHYSPIPLALIPRGIKLSKNGIKRVNFIINERDEEVEPGLTIAGKLAQRWDTPLRLLVFSPDGLMAPTLNDDIDVTKKLTRDWREHSLARMDRACDLLQKEVGDIDVSAEVGTGNGWGGAIDSLKWKKGDIACMSSSAQGPIERVFLGSRATEMLPHLGVPILVRPFGR